One window from the genome of Lentisphaera araneosa HTCC2155 encodes:
- the rplD gene encoding 50S ribosomal protein L4 yields the protein MTKVNTVDSKGQASGELEINSKWLEFEKGEQAVHESVVAFLASLRSGSANTKTRSEKRGGGRKPWRQKGTGNARAGSTRSPIWTGGGVAFGPKPRSYAKNVNKKVRRLAVRRALAERIQAEELIVVDSFAFEKPSTKTAIAFLESVNAADRPVIILSDDLTENIENLENTAKSFNNVSLVMTASEVNAYDILSGKKVIITKAALEQVGQRISAEA from the coding sequence ATGACTAAAGTAAATACTGTAGACTCAAAGGGTCAAGCTTCCGGTGAATTAGAAATCAATTCCAAGTGGCTTGAATTCGAAAAAGGTGAGCAAGCTGTACACGAATCTGTTGTAGCTTTCCTCGCAAGCCTTCGTTCAGGTAGTGCTAATACTAAAACTCGTTCTGAAAAGCGTGGTGGCGGAAGAAAGCCTTGGCGTCAAAAAGGTACGGGTAATGCTCGTGCTGGCTCAACACGCTCTCCTATTTGGACTGGTGGTGGTGTAGCTTTCGGCCCTAAGCCTCGTTCTTATGCAAAAAATGTTAACAAGAAAGTTCGTCGTTTAGCTGTACGTCGCGCACTCGCTGAGCGTATCCAAGCTGAAGAACTTATCGTAGTTGACTCATTCGCATTTGAAAAACCTTCAACTAAAACTGCTATTGCTTTCCTCGAAAGCGTTAATGCTGCTGATCGTCCAGTAATCATCCTTAGCGATGACCTTACTGAAAACATTGAGAATCTTGAAAATACTGCAAAGTCTTTCAACAACGTTTCTCTTGTTATGACGGCTTCAGAAGTTAATGCTTACGATATCCTTTCTGGTAAGAAAGTAATCATCACCAAAGCTGCTCTCGAGCAGGTTGGTCAACGTATTTCTGCGGAGGCTTAA
- the rplC gene encoding 50S ribosomal protein L3, whose translation MTGIIGKKLGMTQVYDDKGRLVPVTVIEAGPCPVLDVKTNDKDSYSALQIGFGSKRAKNVSKAVLGHLAKSNNQENPPALIKEIRLEADSDKEVGSVLTVEEFSDIAYVDVIGTTKGRGFQGVVKRWNFGGGRASHGGDWERKGGSIGMCNWPGRVFKGKKMPGHMGSVQRTSQGLKVIQVRPEENILMVKGAVPGFNGGVVVVKKAIKK comes from the coding sequence ATGACTGGTATTATTGGTAAAAAATTGGGTATGACTCAGGTATACGACGATAAAGGTCGCCTCGTTCCTGTTACAGTTATTGAAGCTGGTCCTTGCCCAGTACTCGACGTTAAAACTAACGACAAAGATTCTTACTCAGCACTTCAAATCGGTTTCGGTTCTAAGCGCGCTAAGAATGTATCTAAAGCTGTTCTCGGACATCTTGCTAAATCTAACAATCAAGAGAACCCTCCTGCTCTTATCAAAGAAATCCGCCTCGAAGCTGATTCTGATAAAGAAGTCGGTTCAGTTCTCACTGTCGAAGAATTCAGCGATATTGCATACGTTGATGTTATCGGTACGACTAAAGGTCGTGGTTTCCAGGGCGTTGTAAAACGTTGGAACTTCGGTGGCGGTCGTGCATCTCACGGTGGTGACTGGGAACGTAAAGGTGGTTCCATTGGTATGTGTAACTGGCCCGGACGTGTATTTAAAGGCAAAAAAATGCCTGGTCACATGGGTAGTGTTCAGCGTACTTCACAAGGTTTAAAAGTTATTCAGGTTCGTCCTGAAGAAAACATCCTTATGGTGAAAGGTGCTGTTCCTGGTTTTAATGGCGGCGTTGTCGTTGTTAAGAAAGCAATCAAGAAGTAA
- the rpsJ gene encoding 30S ribosomal protein S10, whose product MAKQTIRIRLQSYDHAVLDTSASDIVKTVKRAGARVAGPIPLPTRVERFTVNRSPHVNKKAMDQFEIRTHKRLLDIVEPTPKCVDELKKLNLPAGVDIAVKI is encoded by the coding sequence ATGGCTAAGCAAACCATTAGAATAAGATTGCAATCTTACGACCACGCCGTGCTTGATACATCTGCTTCAGATATCGTCAAGACTGTAAAACGTGCTGGTGCTCGTGTTGCCGGTCCTATTCCTCTGCCCACAAGAGTTGAGCGTTTCACTGTAAACCGCTCTCCCCACGTGAACAAAAAGGCAATGGATCAATTCGAAATCAGAACTCACAAGCGTCTTCTTGACATTGTGGAGCCTACACCCAAATGCGTAGACGAGCTCAAGAAGCTCAACCTCCCCGCTGGTGTAGACATCGCAGTTAAGATATAA
- the rpsS gene encoding 30S ribosomal protein S19, which produces MPRSIKKGPFVDAHLAAKVEKATASGDHKAIKTWSRRSMILPTFVGLNFEVHNGKEFIPVFVTDNMVGHKLGEFALTRAFRTHGVMSGK; this is translated from the coding sequence ATGCCACGTTCAATTAAAAAAGGTCCATTTGTGGATGCACACCTCGCAGCAAAAGTTGAAAAAGCTACTGCTTCAGGTGACCACAAGGCCATTAAAACTTGGTCGCGCCGTTCTATGATTCTTCCTACTTTCGTAGGTTTGAATTTCGAAGTACACAACGGTAAAGAGTTTATTCCCGTTTTTGTAACTGACAATATGGTTGGTCACAAGCTCGGTGAATTCGCACTTACTCGTGCTTTCAGAACTCACGGTGTTATGTCCGGTAAATAA
- the rpsL gene encoding 30S ribosomal protein S12, whose amino-acid sequence MPTINQLVRKGRKRKVTKSTSRALDNCPQRRGVCVQVMTRTPKKPNSALRKVARVRLTNGEEVSAYIGGEGHNLQEHSVVLVRGGRVRDLPGVRYHVVRGALDCLGVDKRGQGRSKYGAKKPKKG is encoded by the coding sequence ATGCCTACTATTAACCAACTTGTAAGAAAAGGGCGTAAACGTAAAGTTACTAAAAGTACTTCACGCGCTCTTGACAACTGCCCTCAGCGTAGGGGAGTTTGCGTTCAGGTTATGACCAGAACGCCTAAGAAGCCAAACTCGGCTTTACGTAAAGTAGCTCGTGTACGTCTCACTAATGGTGAAGAAGTTTCAGCATACATCGGTGGCGAAGGCCACAACCTCCAAGAACACAGCGTTGTACTTGTTCGCGGTGGCCGTGTTCGTGACCTTCCAGGTGTACGTTATCACGTTGTTCGTGGTGCTCTTGACTGCCTCGGTGTAGACAAGCGTGGCCAAGGTCGTTCTAAATACGGCGCTAAGAAGCCTAAGAAAGGATAA
- a CDS encoding transposase codes for MSEKARNHISSAEKVLAVKRHLLEGVEVSVICEELDINPNRFYEWQSKLFSNGSEALTPSKESRAVKKKIETLESKIRQKDQVVVELASELIEAKKKAGEL; via the coding sequence ATGTCTGAAAAAGCAAGAAACCATATTAGCAGTGCAGAGAAAGTGTTAGCTGTTAAACGTCATTTACTCGAAGGAGTCGAGGTATCGGTAATTTGTGAAGAGTTAGATATCAACCCAAATCGTTTCTATGAATGGCAAAGTAAGCTCTTTAGCAATGGATCAGAAGCGTTAACACCGTCAAAGGAATCGCGAGCGGTCAAGAAAAAGATTGAAACTTTAGAGTCAAAAATTCGTCAAAAAGATCAAGTCGTCGTAGAACTTGCCAGCGAACTGATCGAAGCCAAAAAAAAAGCTGGGGAACTTTAA
- the rplB gene encoding 50S ribosomal protein L2, whose protein sequence is MAIKTYKPTTPSLRNMVTVIDETITRSNSERSLTKGKKSTGGRNNAGRITTRFRGGGVKRKYRTIDFKRNKVGVPAKVAEIEYDPNRTANIALLHYADGEKRYILAPVGLEKGDTVMSGEKAEFKPGNALKIKDIPVGVVIHNLELEPGKGAVMVRSAGQEAILRAKETDFAQIKLPSGEVRLVNLNCMATIGVVGNADHRKAKIGKAGKKRFQGKRPHVRGVAMNPVDHPMGGGEGRTSGGSHPVSPWGQLSKGFKTRNPRKNSSKFIIEKRKK, encoded by the coding sequence ATGGCTATTAAAACATATAAACCGACAACACCTTCTCTCCGTAATATGGTGACTGTAATTGACGAGACTATTACTCGCTCAAACTCAGAAAGATCACTTACTAAAGGTAAGAAGAGCACTGGTGGTCGTAATAACGCTGGTCGTATTACTACTCGTTTCCGTGGTGGTGGTGTTAAGCGTAAGTACCGTACTATCGACTTCAAACGTAACAAAGTTGGTGTCCCAGCTAAAGTTGCAGAGATCGAATACGATCCAAACCGTACTGCGAATATCGCACTTCTTCACTATGCAGATGGTGAAAAGCGCTACATCCTCGCTCCTGTTGGTCTTGAAAAAGGCGACACAGTAATGAGTGGTGAAAAAGCTGAATTTAAGCCTGGTAACGCGCTTAAAATCAAAGATATCCCAGTGGGTGTTGTTATTCACAATCTTGAGCTTGAGCCTGGTAAAGGTGCAGTAATGGTTCGTTCAGCTGGTCAAGAGGCCATCTTGCGTGCTAAAGAAACTGACTTTGCTCAGATCAAACTTCCTTCTGGCGAAGTTCGTCTCGTTAACCTCAACTGCATGGCTACAATCGGCGTTGTTGGTAATGCGGATCATCGTAAAGCTAAAATTGGTAAAGCTGGTAAGAAGCGTTTCCAAGGTAAGCGTCCTCACGTTCGCGGTGTAGCGATGAACCCGGTCGATCACCCAATGGGTGGTGGTGAAGGTCGTACTTCTGGTGGTTCTCACCCAGTATCACCTTGGGGTCAACTTTCGAAGGGTTTCAAAACTCGTAACCCTCGTAAGAACTCTTCTAAATTCATTATCGAAAAAAGGAAGAAATAA
- the rplW gene encoding 50S ribosomal protein L23 — protein sequence MSNYKVIKTVVLTEKSSAAMEDQNKYTFKVASSANKIEIANAVQKIFNVKVQSVNTMNYTGKKKRQRTAMAGKKANWKKAIVTLKSGEIINLY from the coding sequence ATGAGCAATTATAAAGTAATTAAAACTGTTGTTCTCACTGAGAAGTCTTCCGCTGCAATGGAAGATCAAAACAAGTACACTTTCAAAGTAGCTTCAAGCGCTAACAAGATCGAGATTGCTAACGCAGTTCAAAAGATCTTCAATGTGAAAGTACAATCTGTCAACACTATGAACTACACTGGTAAGAAGAAGCGTCAGCGCACTGCCATGGCTGGTAAAAAAGCCAACTGGAAGAAAGCGATCGTTACTCTTAAGTCTGGTGAGATTATTAACCTCTACTAG
- the rpsG gene encoding 30S ribosomal protein S7 — protein MRKNRAPKRPVTPDAKYNSELLSRLINMVMQDGKKSTAQAVVYKALATVTSKIKDSDAIEVFFGAVENIKPQVMVKSRRVGGANYQVPVEVAPDRQVSLAMRWMITFAQNKKGKPMDQALASEIIDAFNNTGSAVKKKDEVHRMAAANKAFAHYRW, from the coding sequence ATGAGAAAAAATCGTGCACCTAAGCGTCCTGTAACTCCTGACGCAAAATACAATAGTGAGCTTCTTTCTCGCCTCATCAACATGGTGATGCAAGACGGTAAGAAATCAACGGCTCAAGCTGTTGTTTACAAAGCTTTAGCTACTGTAACTTCAAAAATCAAAGATTCTGATGCAATCGAAGTTTTCTTCGGCGCAGTAGAAAATATCAAGCCACAAGTAATGGTGAAAAGTCGCCGTGTCGGTGGTGCTAACTACCAAGTACCTGTAGAAGTTGCTCCTGATCGCCAAGTATCACTCGCTATGCGTTGGATGATCACGTTTGCCCAAAACAAAAAGGGTAAGCCAATGGATCAAGCACTTGCGTCTGAAATCATCGATGCTTTCAACAACACTGGTAGTGCTGTTAAGAAGAAAGATGAAGTTCACCGCATGGCAGCAGCCAACAAGGCTTTTGCTCACTACCGCTGGTAG
- a CDS encoding DUF1670 domain-containing protein, with product MSIQIANSQENQSRRLSLKTMNQQMSHLAVHGAGLSPWEAKELVRMIDEVYFSYSQKELKEGQLKYNCVSTKEGAGKALKDCEMISVTLSVFSDFDEEELPNRKNKQRQVVRRQRRLIRLSEEARDQGGLLSQEDLAKLLMCDTKTIRCDIKHLQEEGIVIPTRGQQKDIGPGVTHRELVIRHWVEGKEEVEVASATKHSMGAVESYLQKFKVAVYLRVGKSFTDHEIAVVAGISQRGVKTFLKIYDEFKNKDMFKHRLDEILLTGDEYYKEVGEKKDSLLSNLSCLT from the coding sequence ATGAGTATACAAATAGCGAACTCTCAAGAAAATCAAAGTCGTCGCTTATCTTTAAAAACAATGAACCAGCAAATGAGTCACTTGGCGGTTCATGGAGCGGGCCTAAGTCCCTGGGAAGCCAAAGAACTGGTTCGCATGATAGATGAGGTCTATTTTTCCTATAGCCAAAAGGAACTTAAAGAAGGTCAACTCAAGTACAACTGCGTCTCGACCAAGGAAGGTGCAGGTAAGGCACTCAAAGACTGTGAAATGATAAGCGTCACTCTAAGTGTATTCAGTGATTTTGACGAAGAAGAGTTGCCCAATAGAAAAAATAAACAACGGCAAGTTGTTCGCCGTCAGCGTAGATTAATACGTTTGAGCGAAGAGGCTCGCGATCAAGGAGGTCTATTAAGCCAGGAGGATTTGGCCAAGCTGTTGATGTGCGATACAAAAACGATCCGATGTGATATCAAACACTTACAAGAGGAAGGTATTGTCATTCCGACGCGTGGCCAACAAAAAGATATTGGTCCTGGAGTTACACACCGTGAATTGGTCATTCGTCATTGGGTGGAAGGCAAAGAAGAAGTTGAAGTTGCGAGTGCTACAAAACATTCGATGGGCGCCGTTGAGAGTTACCTTCAAAAGTTTAAAGTTGCGGTTTACTTACGGGTAGGGAAGAGCTTCACTGACCATGAAATCGCGGTAGTTGCAGGAATCTCACAACGCGGCGTGAAGACATTCCTTAAGATTTACGACGAGTTTAAGAATAAAGATATGTTCAAACATCGTCTGGATGAAATCCTGCTTACAGGAGATGAATACTATAAGGAAGTTGGCGAAAAAAAAGACTCACTACTGTCGAATCTGTCCTGCCTCACTTAA